From the Rhizobium sp. ARZ01 genome, the window TCAGACATGACAGCAAGCTGTTGGCCGAGGAGTTCGTTCGCGGCCGCGAGATCGAATGCAGCGTGCTGGAGGATACAGAGGGCGGACTATTTGTCTCCCGTCCCGGTGAAATCGTCCCGGCGGAAAGCCATGGTTTCTACAGCTACGACGCCAAATATATCGATGAGCACGGGGCGGCGCTGAAGGTCCCGGCCGAACTGCCGCAAGCGATCGAGGAGAGCATCCGCGAGGTCGCGGCCAAGGCCTTCCGAGCGCTCGGCTGCGATGGTATGGCGCGCGTGGATTTCTTTTTGACGTCGGACATGCGTTTTCTCGTCAACGAGATCAACACCATTCCCGGTTTTACCGACATCAGCATGTATTCGAAGGCAATGGCGGCAAGCGGCGTCAGCTACGCCGAGGTCATCGACCGGCTGGTGGCGCATGGCCTCGCGCGTGCTGGTCGCGTGGTCTGAAAACTCACGATCCTTCGGACTAGTCGTTGGTTCAGGCAAACCTGCCTGGCGAGAAGGCCGCCGGATCAACACCTTCGCGCGCGAAGGCTTCCGGTAGTGGCTGTTTGGTGAGCAGGCTCGCGGCGAGTTGTCCGAGGGCCGGTGAGGTCAGGATGCCGAAGCCGCCTTGTCCGGCGAGCCAGAAGAAGGCGGGGTTGTCGCTGGCGGGACCGACCACCGGCAGACGATCGGCCGAAAAGCTGCGCATGCCGGCCCAACTGCTGGCGATGCGTCCGATCTTTAGCTCGGTCGCTTCTTCGAGGTAGTGAGCGGCATAGGCGACGTCGAGTTCCTCCGGCTGGACGTCCGCAGCCTCGCAGGGCGTCTCGTCGGCGGGGGAGGCAAGCAGCCGGCCGGCATCCGGTTTGAAATAATAGATCTCGTCGATCTCGTTGATCTCCGGCAGGGATGCAACGTCGATGTCGGCGGGCAGGTCGACGGTGATGGCAGTGCGACGGTGCGGAACGATACCAGCCGGTGCAACACCGCAGCGCTCAGCGACGGTATCCGCCCAGCCGCCACTGGCGTTGACAACGATGTCGGCCGTAAAGGCACCGCTAGAGGCTTCGACCTTCCACCGCCCGTTTTCATGTCGCGCGCCGAGCAGTTCGGCCCCAGTGACAAGCTCGGCGCCCGCGTGCCGCGCCGAGCGGGCGTAGCCCTGCAGTAAGGTGTCGACGTCGATGTCCCAATAGTTGGGGTCGAAATAGGCGGCAGCTACATAGGCAGGATCGAGGAATGGCACGCGCTGGATCGCTTCCACGACGGTCAGGGGAACGACGGCAATACCTGCCGCTTCCGCTTTCTGCCGAGCCTGCGTTACGGCCTCCTCCTTGCCGATGGTGCCAATCCACAGGCTGCCGCGCGCGGTCAAAAGCGGGACGGAGGCAAAACCCTCCGGCGGGTTCTCCATGAAGGCGTGGCTGATCCGCGCGAGCGCGTTCACCTCGGGTGCGTTGTCGCGCAGCGTGAACTCGGCAGCAGAACGGCCGGTGCTGTGGTAGCCATGTGCCGTTTCGCGCTCAAGCACGACGACGGCTCGGGTCGGCGCGAGAAAATGGGCCAGCGACAGGCCCACAATCCCACCGCCGATAATCGCCACGTCATAATGCTGCATGATTTTTTCGTCTCCGCGTATTACACGCGATCGCATGGCGGGTTCGCCTGTCGATGCGACCATCAGTTGGCTGAATTTTTCGGTGCGGCTGCATCAATGTCATGCAACGCTGCGCGACCGCCGGTCCTGTCTATGCGAGGCTGCACCCTCGTTCAAATTTATAGCCCTGAAGGTGGCTATAAAATCTGTTGATGCGCTGGACGGAATTATGCGGTTGGGTGCCGCCAGAGCGGAACGTCGCTCACATGGGCAAGGAAGGCGCGCTCGGCAGGATTGAGCGTTGCGCCGGGGTTGGTGATACGGAAGGTTTCCGTCTGCGGCAGGTCGCCATAGGGCGGCAGTTGCCACAGGTCGCCGGCTGCCCGCGCAGGACCGGTCAGGTGAACCGGAAGCATGCCGATTCCCGCATTGGCGATCACCAGGCGCATGACCTCCTCGACATTGAAGGCGAGCGCGCGGACCTGCTGGCCGAACGAGCCGATCGCCCGCACTGCGGTGACCGGCCCCATGTGCGGACCGCCGAGTACATCGGAAATGAAGCTGACATAGGGTTCGCCGCGCAGTTCCTCCACACGCACACTCTCGACGCCAAACAGCCGGTGTCCGCGGCCGCAATAGAGTGCATAGGTCTCGATGCAGAACGGCATTTGGTCGAGCGCCGCGGGGATGATCCCGTCGGAAATGCCGAGCGTAGCGATGCCACGCTCCACCGAGCGGATGACATCGGTGGTGGTTTCCACGCGGACGCCGGCGGTAACGCGCGGGTGCTGCCGGAAGAACGAGGCAAGCGCCTTGTCCCATTCCGGATTCAGGGCATGGCTGACGGTGTGGATGGTGATGTGGCCGGAAACCTCTTCGCCGGATGGCTCCATCGCCTCGGGCAGGCGGACAACGGAAGTGAAGATGTCGCGGCAAAGCGCATGGAGCCGCTCGCCGGCGTCGGTCAATTCGAACCTCCCGGGCCGCCGGTCAATGAGCTTGTGGCCGACCGTCTGTTCCAGTCGCTTCAGCGCCATGCTTACGGCCGGCTGTTGCAGGAGAAGCCGATTGGCCGCCCGCGTGATGCTGCCTTCCTCCACCACGACGACGAAGGTGCGCAGCAGGTTCCAGTCGAGATTGTGGGCGAAGCGTTCGAGGCGGTTGATCGGCATGGCGGGACGCTAGCGCAAAAATTTGGGAAGCAGAATGGATTTTCCGAGGCTGACATGAAAAGGGCCGGAAGCGTTTCCGCTACCGGCCCCCACTCAAGGACCTGACCGTCCTTACTTCATCGTGTAGACGTCGATGGCGAAGTACTTGTCGTTGATCTTCTGGTAGGTGCCGTCGGCGCGAATATCCTTCAGGGCCTGGTTCAGCCGCTCGCGCAGCGCGTTGTCTTCCTGGCGCACGGCAATGCCGACACCGTCGCCGACGAACTTCTTGTCGGTGATCGGCTCGCCGATCAGTTCGCAGCAGGCCTTGCCGTCCTCGTTCTTCGTCACCCAGTCGAGCAGCGGGATCATGTCGCCAACCTGGAGGTCGAGGCGGCCGTTGGCCATGTCGAGGTTCACCTCGTCCTGCGTCGGATAGAGCTTGATGTCGGCATCGGGATAGACGGCGGCAGCATAGTTGGCCTGCGTCGTGCCGGACTGGGCGCCGATCGTCTTGCCCTTCATGCCCTCATTGGTGAAGTCGGTGATGTTGGCGCCCTTGGGGGCGGCATGGGTCATGGCGGCGAGATAGTAGGGATCGGTGAAGGAGACCTGCTTCTTACGCTCGTCGGTGATGAACATCGAGGCGATGATCATGTCGTATTTCTTGGCCTGCAGGCCGGGAATGATGCCGTCCCAATCCTGGGCGACGACCTCGCACTCGACTTTCATCTTCTCGCAGAGCGCAAGTCCGATATCGACGTCGAAGCCGCCGAGCTTGCCGCTTGCGTCCTGGAAGTTGAAGGGAGGGTAGGCTCCCTCGGTGCCGATTTTCAGCGTTTCGGCCGAAGCCGTTGCGGCAAGGAAGGCGGTGGCTGCGAACGCCAATGCGGCGATCTTATTCTTCATGTTTGGTTCCCCTTTTTTGCTGTTTTACTGTAGGTGAGGCGAAGCCTAGCGCCGCGCCCGGCATAAACGAAATAGATAGGCATTATAGCAGATATTGTTTCTGCTTATGCACTTTCGTCCACAGCGACTGTCCTGTCGGACACGAGCATGTGACAAGCGCCCGTACCGTCTCAGCTTTTCGTGAAGCGAACAAGATAACCTTCCACCGGCATGTCTGTCGTCAGAAGGACGACATCCTCGATGAAGATGCAGTCGTGCCGGCGAAGCTCGACGGCGTGATGACCGGCATCCACGCGCAGATTGCCGAGCGTGAGGATCATCGTGACGCCGCCAGGGGCGTCGAAATGGTGCTGTCCCTCGACGTGCCATTTCTCCACCCGGTGCGTCCAGCGGGTGCGCCGGCTCATGACGTTGAGATCGACGATCGGGCCCTTCACCAGGGCGGCCGTCGTCGGCACATCGGCAGGAAAGGCGAGGGGATCGCTCCGCGTCGTCAGCGTGATTGCGGGCTTTCCCTCGATTTCCAGCGTCATACCTTCGCCCTCGAGGATCGAAAGCGTGCGGTCAATTCCCGGGAAACTAGAGAAGGGGCCATCGGCAGCGACGGCGGCCATGCTCACGCGCCAGTCGAAATCGCTAAGTCCTGCCTCCGGCGGGAACACGGCGATTTCGGCGGTCTCGCCGTCTCCGTTCTTCCAGCGCATTCGACGATAGTCTTCAGAGCGAACGATGTGCATGGACGTTTCCCCAAGCAACGTCTGTAGAGGCAGTATACCTCAACAGAGCTGAAGAATGTAACCGGGGCCATGCTTGCAGGGACCCCGGATCGCTTTTTACTCAGTTGCCGAGAATGCCCGGCAGGCGCAGACCCTTTTCGCGGGCGCAGTCGAGCGCAATGTCATAGCCGGCATCGGCGTGGCGCATGACGCCAGTCGCCGGGTCGTTCCACAGCACCCGCTCGATGCGGCGGGCCGCGTCGTCGGAGCCGTCGCAGCAGATGACGACGCCCGAATGCTGCGAGAAGCCCATGCCGACGCCGCCGCCATGATGCAGCGACACCCAGGTGGCGCCCGAGGCGGTGTTGAGCAGGGCGTTCAACAGCGGCCAGTCGGAAACAGCGTCCGAGCCGTCCTTCATCGCTTCCGTCTCCCGGTTCGGCGAGGCGACCGAGCCCGAATCGAGGTGGTCGCGGCCGATGACGACCGGCGCCTTCAGTTCGCCGTTCTTGACCATCTCGTTGAAGGCGAGGCCGAGCTTGTGGCGGTCGCCCAAGCCCACCCAGCAGATGCGCGCCGGCACGCCCTGGAAGGAGATGCGCTCGCGCGCCATGTCCAGCCAGTTGTGCAGGTGCTTGTTGTCGGGCAGCAGTTCCTTCACCTTGGCGTCGGTCTTGTAGATGTCTTCCGGATCGCCGGACAGCGCGGCCCAGCGGAATGGGCCGATGCCGCGGCAGAACAGCGGGCGGATATAGGCGGGCACGAAGCCCGGGAAGGCGAAGGCGTTTTCCAGGCCTTCCTCCTTGGCCATCTGGCGGATGTTGTTGCCGTAGTCGAAGGTCGGAATGCCCATATCCTGGAAGGCGATCATCGCCTCGACATGTTCGCGCATCGAGGCACGCGCCGCCTTTTCGACCGCCTTCGGGTCGCTGACGCGCTTTTCCTTCCACTGCGCCATCGTCCAGCCCTTCGGCAGGTAGCCGTTGACCGGGTCGTGCGCCGAGGTCTGGTCGGTGACCATGTCGGGGCGGATGCCGCGGCGGACCATCTCCGGCAGGATCTCGGCGGTGTTGCCGAGCAGGCCGACGGACTTCGCCTCGCCTTTCTTCGTCCAGCGGGCGATCATTTCCATCGCCTCGTCCAGCGTCTCGGCCTTCTCGTCGACGTAGCGGGTGCGCAGGCGGAAGTCGATCGAGTCAGGGTTGCACTCAACGGCAAGGCAGGAGGCGCCGGCCATCACGGCGGCGAGCGGCTGGGCGCCGCCCATGCCGCCGAGACCGCCGGTCAGCACCCACTTACCCTTGAGGTTGCCGCCATAGTGCTGGCGGCCGGCCTCGACAAACGTCTCATAGGTGCCCTGGACGATGCCCTGCGTGCCGATGTAGATCCACGAGCCGGCAGTCATCTGGCCGTACATGGCCAGCCCTTTCTTATCCAGCTCGTTGAAGTGGTCCCAGGTCGCCCAGTGCGGCACGAGGTTGGAGTTGGCGATGAGCACGCGCGGTGCATCCTTGTGGGTGCGGAACACGCCGACCGGCTTGCCGGACTGGACGAGCAGCGTCTCGTCCTCGTTGAGGTCCTTCAGCGTCGCGACGATGCTGTCGAAATCCGCCCAGGTGCGGGCGGCGCGACCGATACCGCCATAGACGACCAGTTCGTGCGGGTTTTCCGCAACATCAGGATCGAGGTTGTTCATCAGCATCCTGAGCGGCGCTTCAGTCATCCAGCTCTTGGCGTTGAGTTTGGTGCCCCGGGGGGCCCGGACATCGCGGATATTGTGGCGAGGATTGGTCATTGTGGTTCCCTCCGGATCAGTGTTTCAGGTCAAGCGCGATCTGTTCGATCTGCTGGAGAATGGTCTTGAGATGGATGCGCAGCCGCTTGGCCTTGGCCGGGTCGTAGGCGAAAGGCGGCGTTTCGGAGCTCAGATGGGTGGATTGTGCCAGTTCCATCTGGATCGCGTGCACGCCCGTTTCCGGCTTGCCATAGTGGCGCGTCGTCCATCCGCCCTTGAAGCGGCCGTTGAGGATGCTGGTAAAGCCGTCGGCCTTCGCGCAGACCTCAAACGTTGCCGCCTCGATGGCCTTGGCGCAGGTGCGACCCATATCGGTGCCGACGTTGAAGTCCGGCAGCTTGCCCTCGAAGAGGAAGGGGATGTGCGAACGGATCGAATGGCAGTCGTAGAGCACGGCAACGCCATGGATCGCCTTCACCCGCTCGATCTCGGCGGCCAGCGCCGCATGATAGGGGGCGTGGAAATCGCGGAGCCGCGCAGCGATGTCGTCGGCGTCAGGGGCTTCGCCGTCCTTCCAGATCGGCGCGCCGTCGAAATCGGTCTCGGGCACCAGGC encodes:
- a CDS encoding ABC transporter substrate-binding protein gives rise to the protein MKNKIAALAFAATAFLAATASAETLKIGTEGAYPPFNFQDASGKLGGFDVDIGLALCEKMKVECEVVAQDWDGIIPGLQAKKYDMIIASMFITDERKKQVSFTDPYYLAAMTHAAPKGANITDFTNEGMKGKTIGAQSGTTQANYAAAVYPDADIKLYPTQDEVNLDMANGRLDLQVGDMIPLLDWVTKNEDGKACCELIGEPITDKKFVGDGVGIAVRQEDNALRERLNQALKDIRADGTYQKINDKYFAIDVYTMK
- a CDS encoding FAD-binding oxidoreductase, which produces MQHYDVAIIGGGIVGLSLAHFLAPTRAVVVLERETAHGYHSTGRSAAEFTLRDNAPEVNALARISHAFMENPPEGFASVPLLTARGSLWIGTIGKEEAVTQARQKAEAAGIAVVPLTVVEAIQRVPFLDPAYVAAAYFDPNYWDIDVDTLLQGYARSARHAGAELVTGAELLGARHENGRWKVEASSGAFTADIVVNASGGWADTVAERCGVAPAGIVPHRRTAITVDLPADIDVASLPEINEIDEIYYFKPDAGRLLASPADETPCEAADVQPEELDVAYAAHYLEEATELKIGRIASSWAGMRSFSADRLPVVGPASDNPAFFWLAGQGGFGILTSPALGQLAASLLTKQPLPEAFAREGVDPAAFSPGRFA
- the hutU gene encoding urocanate hydratase, with protein sequence MTNPRHNIRDVRAPRGTKLNAKSWMTEAPLRMLMNNLDPDVAENPHELVVYGGIGRAARTWADFDSIVATLKDLNEDETLLVQSGKPVGVFRTHKDAPRVLIANSNLVPHWATWDHFNELDKKGLAMYGQMTAGSWIYIGTQGIVQGTYETFVEAGRQHYGGNLKGKWVLTGGLGGMGGAQPLAAVMAGASCLAVECNPDSIDFRLRTRYVDEKAETLDEAMEMIARWTKKGEAKSVGLLGNTAEILPEMVRRGIRPDMVTDQTSAHDPVNGYLPKGWTMAQWKEKRVSDPKAVEKAARASMREHVEAMIAFQDMGIPTFDYGNNIRQMAKEEGLENAFAFPGFVPAYIRPLFCRGIGPFRWAALSGDPEDIYKTDAKVKELLPDNKHLHNWLDMARERISFQGVPARICWVGLGDRHKLGLAFNEMVKNGELKAPVVIGRDHLDSGSVASPNRETEAMKDGSDAVSDWPLLNALLNTASGATWVSLHHGGGVGMGFSQHSGVVICCDGSDDAARRIERVLWNDPATGVMRHADAGYDIALDCAREKGLRLPGILGN
- the hutG gene encoding N-formylglutamate deformylase gives rise to the protein MAVFEVRQGTSPVILGFPHTGTDVPVEIRARLNDNGRILADTDWHIFELYDGLLDNVTTVRATFHRYVIDANRDPEGGSLYPGQNTTGLVPETDFDGAPIWKDGEAPDADDIAARLRDFHAPYHAALAAEIERVKAIHGVAVLYDCHSIRSHIPFLFEGKLPDFNVGTDMGRTCAKAIEAATFEVCAKADGFTSILNGRFKGGWTTRHYGKPETGVHAIQMELAQSTHLSSETPPFAYDPAKAKRLRIHLKTILQQIEQIALDLKH
- a CDS encoding HutD family protein, which codes for MHIVRSEDYRRMRWKNGDGETAEIAVFPPEAGLSDFDWRVSMAAVAADGPFSSFPGIDRTLSILEGEGMTLEIEGKPAITLTTRSDPLAFPADVPTTAALVKGPIVDLNVMSRRTRWTHRVEKWHVEGQHHFDAPGGVTMILTLGNLRVDAGHHAVELRRHDCIFIEDVVLLTTDMPVEGYLVRFTKS
- a CDS encoding LysR family transcriptional regulator, which encodes MPINRLERFAHNLDWNLLRTFVVVVEEGSITRAANRLLLQQPAVSMALKRLEQTVGHKLIDRRPGRFELTDAGERLHALCRDIFTSVVRLPEAMEPSGEEVSGHITIHTVSHALNPEWDKALASFFRQHPRVTAGVRVETTTDVIRSVERGIATLGISDGIIPAALDQMPFCIETYALYCGRGHRLFGVESVRVEELRGEPYVSFISDVLGGPHMGPVTAVRAIGSFGQQVRALAFNVEEVMRLVIANAGIGMLPVHLTGPARAAGDLWQLPPYGDLPQTETFRITNPGATLNPAERAFLAHVSDVPLWRHPTA